The following are from one region of the Cyanobium gracile PCC 6307 genome:
- a CDS encoding 4a-hydroxytetrahydrobiopterin dehydratase, which produces MAAKPLTPAQIAALPTDLPQWTVRQGKLHRELRFADFSAAFGFMARVALAAEALGHHPEWCNVWNRVTINLTTHDTGGLSDLDLALAQRIDALVS; this is translated from the coding sequence ATGGCTGCCAAGCCCCTGACCCCGGCCCAGATCGCTGCTTTGCCCACAGACCTGCCGCAGTGGACGGTGCGGCAGGGCAAGCTGCACCGCGAACTGCGCTTCGCCGATTTTTCTGCCGCCTTCGGCTTCATGGCCCGGGTGGCCCTGGCGGCCGAGGCGCTGGGTCACCACCCGGAGTGGTGCAACGTCTGGAACCGGGTGACGATCAACCTCACCACCCACGACACCGGCGGGCTGTCGGACCTCGACCTCGCCCTGGCGCAACGCATTGATGCGTTGGTGAGCTGA
- a CDS encoding Uma2 family endonuclease, with protein MLELAADGQLIALTPTGSETGARNAALNRLLALALRSSGLAFKLFDSSTGFRLPDGSVLSPDASLLHLERWTALTAEQRRGFAPLCPDLVVELASPLDEDPRGLTALRQKMDRYRANGAQLGWLLIPEVWAG; from the coding sequence GTGCTCGAACTCGCCGCCGATGGTCAGTTGATCGCCCTGACGCCCACCGGCAGCGAAACCGGCGCCCGCAACGCTGCCCTGAACAGGCTTCTGGCCCTGGCGCTGCGCTCCAGCGGACTGGCGTTCAAGCTGTTCGACAGCTCCACGGGGTTTCGCCTGCCTGATGGCTCGGTGCTGAGCCCCGACGCCTCCCTGCTGCACCTGGAGCGCTGGACGGCCCTCACGGCCGAGCAACGCCGCGGTTTCGCCCCCCTCTGCCCCGATCTGGTGGTGGAACTCGCCAGCCCGTTGGACGAAGACCCCCGCGGGCTGACGGCCCTGCGACAGAAGATGGACCGCTACCGCGCCAATGGCGCGCAACTCGGCTGGCTGCTGATTCCCGAGGTGTGGGCGGGCTGA
- a CDS encoding YdcF family protein, which translates to MLVGRSPEIAAASTALAAQMLRQGRIQEIYVSGVAPATAQRLLDLGVPPGRIAGDSCARTTWENTSLTSTWIREHHSAASRPAILLITDPWQRPRASHAFQRQQLPVTPIPAVPVLPLLQRNRLALRETAATVLHGLQGRM; encoded by the coding sequence GTGCTCGTCGGCCGCAGCCCCGAGATCGCTGCGGCCTCCACCGCCTTGGCCGCCCAGATGCTGCGTCAGGGCCGCATCCAGGAGATCTACGTGTCTGGAGTTGCGCCGGCCACCGCCCAGCGGCTTCTTGATCTGGGGGTCCCGCCCGGGCGCATCGCCGGCGACAGCTGCGCCCGCACCACCTGGGAGAACACCAGCCTCACCAGCACCTGGATCCGTGAGCACCACAGCGCCGCCAGCCGCCCAGCGATCCTGCTGATCACCGACCCCTGGCAACGTCCCCGCGCCAGCCACGCCTTCCAGCGCCAGCAGCTGCCCGTCACCCCCATCCCCGCCGTCCCCGTCCTGCCGCTCCTCCAGAGAAACCGCCTGGCTTTGCGTGAAACCGCCGCGACGGTTCTTCATGGCCTGCAGGGCAGGATGTGA
- a CDS encoding DUF1778 domain-containing protein, which produces MTTTDRLDLKLSSTDKQLLQQAAAIEGISVAAFVRCAAKQRAAEAIQLNRVLSLSSRDYEAFHAALAEPFRPNESLSHALTQVGARVQRV; this is translated from the coding sequence ATGACCACCACCGATCGCCTCGATCTCAAGCTTTCCAGCACCGACAAGCAGCTCCTTCAGCAGGCAGCCGCCATCGAAGGCATCTCGGTTGCTGCATTCGTTCGCTGTGCCGCCAAGCAGCGCGCCGCTGAAGCGATCCAGCTCAATCGGGTCCTGTCCCTCTCCAGTCGCGATTACGAAGCGTTCCACGCGGCGCTCGCCGAGCCGTTCCGTCCCAACGAGTCGCTCTCTCATGCCTTGACCCAGGTCGGAGCCCGCGTCCAGCGTGTTTGA